From Oryctolagus cuniculus chromosome 17, mOryCun1.1, whole genome shotgun sequence, a single genomic window includes:
- the ZACN gene encoding ligand-gated cation channel ZACN, translating to MKVDVRFVTLGFGHLGDRDLHPSIWPSPPPDLNSLLEERESTQIPKNGSAPLLVSVQVLVSNVFNVDILRYTVSYMLILRLSWLDARLAWNASTSPRHVVTLPMDSLWTPGLSIREALWTEWKDQSPQAVVAQDGHVEINLSLTTEANCDFELLHFPRDQSHCNLSFFVFSNTVRELEFQAHARNEIVSIKREYVVSDVKTRALPQQLVPCFQLTLSLKNTALKSIIALIVPGEALLLADVCGGLLPLQAFERGTYKVTLLLSYLVFHSSLVQGLPSSSSCNPLLTHYFTVLLLLLFVSTAETVLLAGLLARGNLRAQPCPSPAPAGPPRERGNPGPGPEGAPGGGKGSGRSWAEAADRIFFFAYVASALCSQLIFAAIWIWATCESDPPPGMAVPHGGQPSF from the exons atgaag GTAGATGTAAGGTTTGTAACTCTGGGATTTGGGCACTTGGGTGACCGTGacctccacccctccatctggccCTCTCCACCCCCAGACCTCAACTCCCTCCTGGAGGAGCGAGAAAGCACCCAGATTCCCAAGAACGGGAGCGCGCCCCTGCTCGTGAGCGTGCAAGTGCTCGTGTCCAATGTGTTTAATGTG GACATCCTGCGGTACACAGTGTCCTACATGCTGATACTCCGGCTG tcctggctggATGCCCGCCTGGCCTGGAATGCCAGTACGTCCCCGCGACACGTTGTCACGCTGCCCATGGACTCCCTCTGGACACCTGGACTCTCCATCCGGGAGGC GCTCTGGACAGAGTGGAAGGACCAGAGCCCGCAGGCTGTAGTGGCCCAGGACGGCCACGTTGAGATCAACCTGTCCCTCACCACTGAGGCCAACTGCGACTTTGAGCTCCTGCACTTCCCCCGGGACCAGAGCCACTGCAACCTGAGCTTCTTCGTTTTCAGCAACACTG tGAGGgagctggagttccaggcccacGCCAGGAATGAGATCGTCAGCATCAAGCGGGAATACGTGGTCAGCGACGTGAAGACGCGGGCCCTGCCCCAGCAGCTGGTGCCCTGCTTCCAGCTGACG CTGAGCCTGAAGAACACGGCGCTCAAGTCCATCATCGCGCTGATAGTCCCCGGGGAGGCCCTGCTGCTGGCGGACGTGTGCGGGGGGCTGCTGCCCCTGCAGGCCTTCGAGCGCGGCACCTACAAGGTGACACTGCTGCTGAGCTACCTGGTCTTCCACTCCTCCCTGGTGCAGGGCCTGCCCAGCTCGTCCTCCTGCAACCCACTGCTCA CTCACTACTTCAccgtcctgctgctgctgctcttcgtCAGCACCGCGGAGACCGTGCTGCTCGCCGGGCTGCTGGCCAGGGGCAAcctcagggcccagccctgccccagccccgccccagcaggGCCACCACGGGAGCGTGGGAACCCAGGGCCTGGTCCTGAAG GCGCCCCCGGAGGAGGAAAGGGGTCAGGGAGAAGCTGGGCCGAGGCGGCCGACCGCATCTTCTTCTTCGCGtacgtggccagcgcgctgtgcagCCAGCTCatctttgctgccatctggatCTGGGCAACGTGCGAGTCTGACCCACCCCCCGGGATGGCCGTCCCCCACGGCGGGCAGCCCAGCTTCTAG